Proteins encoded within one genomic window of Diorhabda sublineata isolate icDioSubl1.1 chromosome 1, icDioSubl1.1, whole genome shotgun sequence:
- the LOC130448353 gene encoding eukaryotic peptide chain release factor subunit 1 isoform X1 → MSGEETSADRNVEIWKIKKLIKSLELARGNGTSMISLIIPPKDQISRVSKMLADEFGTASNIKSRVNRLSVLGAITSVQHRLKLYTKVPPNGLVIYCGTIVTDEGKEKKVNIDFEPFKPINTSLYLCDNKFHTEALTALLADDNKFGFIVMDGNGALFGTLQGNTREVLHKFTVDLPKKHGRGGQSALRFARLRMEKRHNYVRKVAEVATQLFITNDKPNIAGLILAGSADFKTELSQSDMFDPRLQAKVIKLVDVSYGGENGFNQAIELAAESLQNVKFIQEKKLIGRYFDEISQDTGKYCFGVEDTLRGLELGAVETLICWENLDIQRYVLKNHNTGSDTILHLTPEQEKDKSHFTDKETGVELELVECQPLLEWLANNYKNFGATLEIITDKSQEGSQFVRGFGGIGGLLRYKVDFQSLQLDEMDNGDEFDLDEY, encoded by the exons atgtctgGAGAAGAAACATCGGCCGATAGGAATgtagaaatatggaaaataaaaaaactcatcaAAAGTTTGGAATTGGCAAGGGG GAATGGAACGAGCATGATTTCCCTTATAATTCCTCCTAAGGATCAGATCTCTAGGGTTAGTAAAATGTTAGCCGACGAATTTGGTACTGCTTCTAATATAAAGTCTAGGGTAAATAGGCTTTCAGTACTTGGTGCCATTACTTCTGTGCAACATCGTTtaaaattgtatacaaaag TACCCCCGAACGGTTTAGTAATATACTGTGGAACAATTGTCACAGACGAAggcaaagaaaaaaaagtaaacatAGATTTCGAACCGTTCAAACCAATAAATACCTCGTTGTATCTATGCGACAATAAGTTTCACACGGAAGCTCTAACTGCTCTATTAGCGGACGATAACAAATTCGGTTTTATCGTAATGGACGGTAATGGCGCCCTGTTCGGTACCCTCCAAGGAAATACCAGGGAG GTACTACATAAATTCACTGTCGATTTACCCAAGAAGCACGGCAGAGGGGGTCAGTCCGCTTTGCGTTTCGCCCGTCTCCGGATGGAAAAAAGACACAATTACGTGAGAAAAGTCGCCGAAGTCGCCACTCAATTATTCATAACGAACGATAAGCCGAATATAGCCGGTCTTATACTGGCCGGTAGCGCGGATTTCAAAACCGAGCTCAGTCAATCCGACATGTTCGATCCG aGGTTGCAAGCTAAAGTTATAAAATTGGTGGACGTATCCTACGGCGGAGAAAACGGTTTCAATCAAGCGATCGAACTGGCGGCGGAATCTTTGCAAAACGTCAAATTCATCCAAGAAAAGAAGTTGATCGGTAGATATTTCGACGAAATTAGTCAGGATACGGGCAAATATTGTTTCGGGGTGGAAGATACTCTTCGGGGTTTGGAATTAGGCGCCGTTGAGACGTTAATCTGTTGGGAAAATTTGGATATACAAAGATACGTTCTGAAAAATCACAATACCGGTTCCGATACTATATTACATTTGACGCCCGAACAGGAGAAGGACAAATCTCATTTTACGGATAAAGAA ACTGGGGTAGAATTGGAATTGGTGGAATGTCAACCGTTATTGGAATGGTTGGCGaataactacaaaaattttggtGCCACTTTAGAAATTATTACGGATAAGTCGCAGGAAGGGTCTCAGTTCGTTCGAGGATTCGGTGGTATCGGAg GTTTATTACGATACAAAGTAGACTTCCAGAGTTTACAATTAGACGAGATGGATAATGGAGACGAATTCGATCTAGacgaatattga
- the LOC130448353 gene encoding eukaryotic peptide chain release factor subunit 1 isoform X2 — MSGEETSADRNVEIWKIKKLIKSLELARGNGTSMISLIIPPKDQISRVSKMLADEFGTASNIKSRVNRLSVLGAITSVQHRLKLYTKVPPNGLVIYCGTIVTDEGKEKKVNIDFEPFKPINTSLYLCDNKFHTEALTALLADDNKFGFIVMDGNGALFGTLQGNTREVLHKFTVDLPKKHGRGGQSALRFARLRMEKRHNYVRKVAEVATQLFITNDKPNIAGLILAGSADFKTELSQSDMFDPRLQAKVIKLVDVSYGGENGFNQAIELAAESLQNVKFIQEKKLIGRYFDEISQDTGKYCFGVEDTLRGLELGAVETLICWENLDIQRYVLKNHNTGSDTILHLTPEQEKDKSHFTDKETGVELELVECQPLLEWLANNYKNFGATLEIITDKSQEGSQFVRGFGGIGGILRYKVDFQSLQADEPLDDVDLDDY; from the exons atgtctgGAGAAGAAACATCGGCCGATAGGAATgtagaaatatggaaaataaaaaaactcatcaAAAGTTTGGAATTGGCAAGGGG GAATGGAACGAGCATGATTTCCCTTATAATTCCTCCTAAGGATCAGATCTCTAGGGTTAGTAAAATGTTAGCCGACGAATTTGGTACTGCTTCTAATATAAAGTCTAGGGTAAATAGGCTTTCAGTACTTGGTGCCATTACTTCTGTGCAACATCGTTtaaaattgtatacaaaag TACCCCCGAACGGTTTAGTAATATACTGTGGAACAATTGTCACAGACGAAggcaaagaaaaaaaagtaaacatAGATTTCGAACCGTTCAAACCAATAAATACCTCGTTGTATCTATGCGACAATAAGTTTCACACGGAAGCTCTAACTGCTCTATTAGCGGACGATAACAAATTCGGTTTTATCGTAATGGACGGTAATGGCGCCCTGTTCGGTACCCTCCAAGGAAATACCAGGGAG GTACTACATAAATTCACTGTCGATTTACCCAAGAAGCACGGCAGAGGGGGTCAGTCCGCTTTGCGTTTCGCCCGTCTCCGGATGGAAAAAAGACACAATTACGTGAGAAAAGTCGCCGAAGTCGCCACTCAATTATTCATAACGAACGATAAGCCGAATATAGCCGGTCTTATACTGGCCGGTAGCGCGGATTTCAAAACCGAGCTCAGTCAATCCGACATGTTCGATCCG aGGTTGCAAGCTAAAGTTATAAAATTGGTGGACGTATCCTACGGCGGAGAAAACGGTTTCAATCAAGCGATCGAACTGGCGGCGGAATCTTTGCAAAACGTCAAATTCATCCAAGAAAAGAAGTTGATCGGTAGATATTTCGACGAAATTAGTCAGGATACGGGCAAATATTGTTTCGGGGTGGAAGATACTCTTCGGGGTTTGGAATTAGGCGCCGTTGAGACGTTAATCTGTTGGGAAAATTTGGATATACAAAGATACGTTCTGAAAAATCACAATACCGGTTCCGATACTATATTACATTTGACGCCCGAACAGGAGAAGGACAAATCTCATTTTACGGATAAAGAA ACTGGGGTAGAATTGGAATTGGTGGAATGTCAACCGTTATTGGAATGGTTGGCGaataactacaaaaattttggtGCCACTTTAGAAATTATTACGGATAAGTCGCAGGAAGGGTCTCAGTTCGTTCGAGGATTCGGTGGTATCGGAg GGATTCTTCGATACAAAGTAGATTTTCAGTCGCTACAAGCCGACGAACCTCTGGATGATGTAGATCTtgatgattattaa
- the LOC130453279 gene encoding charged multivesicular body protein 7 — MFDIPNENLPECLLDENRINVLFAPIRNKSVNPKDWDNKISSWKTIIKIYCESNDIYTFTVSSLNKVFIRNGRSPPCLPEVISEMEKNGDIQRLDLFLKNNPKTWTGWATDIFVKTPFVWSFNKLKSSLFTTDSSQQPKVFIEIIKTKCDTILRILPNNYKNKLISLKDLLSIIKKTPNDIQDVKLLLHHMSNKNIIDITKLNSNNKNELETTLIKFSDTNSTISEVDVGVYTLEQNEKIILKGIEEMEDNIEKLIKEAKVHLSKHHRQMAKSCLRKKHDLEKSLEKKAQALHNVQLLLHQINEANSNATVWDSYKKVLTTFDVTYKDAGISEDLIDDTMIKLGEVLDKNEDIQSALSKPPQDFDDTDLEQELADLINEDNLEGGPPDGGVNTSEIEMKLDDLSLNLPEVPDNSPEKSSREVDLGSSQL; from the exons ATGTTTGATATTCCAAATGAAAATCTTCCGGAATGTTTACTAGATGAAAATAGAATAAACGTACTTTTCGCACCtattagaaataaaagtgtAAATCCTAAAGATTGGGATAACAAAATATCATCATGGaagacaataataaaaatttattgcgAATCAAACGATATTTATACGTTTACAGTGTCTtctttaaataaagtttttattagaaatgGAAGATCACCTCCTTGTTTGCCCGAG GTTATAagtgaaatggaaaaaaatgggGACATTCAACgtttggatttatttttaaaaaataatccgaAAACGTGGACTGGGTGGGCTACGGATATTTTCGTTAAAACTCCTTTTGTATGGTcgtttaataaattgaaatcatCGTTATTTACAACAG ATTCCTCACAACAACCTaaagtttttatagaaataattaaaacaaaatgcGATACCATATTAAGAATATTAccgaataattataaaaataaattgataagtTTAAAAGATTTATTGAGTATTATAAAAAAGACTCCAAACGATATCCAAGACGTCAAACTTTTGCTCCATCACATGtccaacaaaaatataatagacATCACGAAATTAAACAGTAACAATAAAAACGAATTAGAAACAACTTTAATCAAATTTAGTGATACAAACAGTACGATAAGTGAAGTCGATGTCGGTGTATATACATTAGAACAAAACGAGAAAATTATACTAAAAGGTATCGAAGAGATGGAAGATAACATTGAAAAACTCATTAAAGAAGCTAAAGTACATCTATCAAAACATCATAGACAAATG GCTAAAAgttgtttaagaaaaaaacacgATTTAGAAAAATCCTTAGAAAAGAAAGCTCAAGCTCTACACAACGTCCAATTGTTGCTGCACCAAATAAACGAAGCAAACAGCAACGCAACAGTTTGGGATTcctataaaaaagttttaactaCTTTCGATGTCACTTACAAAGATGCTGGTATATCAGAAGATCTAATAGATGATACGATGATCAAATTAGGAGAGGTGTTGGATAAAAACGAAGATATACAATCGGCTTTGTCTAAACCACCTCAAGATTTCGATGATACCGATTTAGAACAAGAATTAGCCGATTTGATCAACGAAGATAATCTAGAAGGAGGTCCTCCGGATGGCGGTGTTAATACCAGtgaaatagaaatgaaattgGATGATTTGAGTTTAAATTTACCGGAAGTTCCTGATAACAGCCCTGAGAAGTCCTCTAGAGAGGTTGATCTAGGAAGCAgtcaattataa
- the LOC130452553 gene encoding pantothenate kinase 3 isoform X1, which produces MAPHSCKGCLRGVIAARMSKKDSEPPVDVNGVNEEHTIHNAMPWFGMDIGGSLCKLVYFEPKELPKGESASQIETLMNIRRYLTKNSAYGRTGHRDTHLQMDNVKIRGIVGTLHFIRFPTSAMKTFLSLAKYKGMAKLVTTVSATGGGAFKFEEDFKREVNLKLAKFDEFASLLAGLHYIDRSNPSECYYWANPTEEDRCSKVNYDFSRPYPFLIVNIGSGVSILAVYSENDYKRISGTSIGGGTFLGLCCLLTGCNSFEEAISLAAEGDNRNVDKLVRDIYGGDYERFGLPGDLVASSFSALCSFGQMNSRERRTNVSKQDLARATLVTITNNIGSIARMCAIQEKIDRVVFIGNFLRVNPIAMKLLAYAMDYWSKSTMKALFLEHEGYFGAVGSLVQFHDEIKS; this is translated from the exons ATGGCACCGCACAGTTGTAAGGGTTGTTTGAGAGGTGTAATCGCAGCAAGGATGTCCAAGAAAGATTCAGAACCCCCCGTGGACGTCAATGGGGTGAACGAAGAGCACACCATCCACAATG CTATGCCGTGGTTCGGTATGGATATAGGGGGTTCTCTGTGTAAACTGGTATATTTCGAACCCAAAGAATTACCAAAAGGTGAATCCGCCTCCCAAATTGAAACTTTGATGAATATAAGAAGATATCTTACGAAAAATTCGGCCTACGGAAGAACTGGCCATCGAGATACACATCTACAA aTGGACAATGTAAAAATAAGGGGTATAGTAGGGACCTTACATTTCATTAGATTCCCGACTAGCGCGATGAAAACATTCCTAAGTTTAGCAAAATATAAAGGTATGGCGAAATTAGTGACGACGGTATCGGCTACAGGAGGAGGGGCTTTCAAATTCGAAGAGGATTTCAAACGG gAAGTAAACTTAAAACTAGCCAAATTCGATGAATTCGCGTCGTTATTGGCAGGTTTGCATTATATCGATAGGAGCAATCCTTCGGAATGTTATTATTGGGCCAATCCGACCGAAGAGGATAGATGTAGCAAAGTGAATTATGATTTTTCCCGGCCCTATCCCTTCCTCATAGTCAACATAGGTTCGGGAGTTAGTATTTTGGCGGTTTATTCGGAAAATGATTATAAAAGGATATCGGGTACTAG TATAGGTGGCGGTACATTCCTCGGACTTTGTTGTCTTCTAACCGGATGTAACTCGTTCGAAGAAGCCATAAGTTTGGCAGCCGAAGGCGACAACCGAAACGTCGATAAATTAGTTAGAGATATATACGGGGGCGATTACGAAAGATTTGGTCTTCCGGGAGATTTAGTGGCCAGCAG TTTCTCGGCCTTGTGTAGCTTTGGACAAATGAATTCGAGAGAAAGACGCACCAATGTCAGTAAACAAGATCTGGCTAGAGCCACTTTGGTCACCATCACCAACAATATCGGTTCGATCGCCAGGATGTGCGCCATACAGGAAAAAATCGATAGG GTGGTATTTATCGGAAATTTCTTGAGGGTGAATCCTATAGCTATGAAATTATTGGCGTACGCAATGGATTATTGGTCGAAGAGCACAATGAAGGCCCTATTTTTAGAACACGAAGGTTATTTCGGAGCTGTGGGAAGTCTGGTACAATTCCACGACGAAatcaaaagttaa
- the LOC130452553 gene encoding pantothenate kinase 3 isoform X2 has protein sequence MAPHSCKGCLRGVIAARMSKKDSEPPVDVNGVNEEHTIHNAMPWFGMDIGGSLCKLVYFEPKELPKGESASQIETLMNIRRYLTKNSAYGRTGHRDTHLQMDNVKIRGIVGTLHFIRFPTSAMKTFLSLAKYKGMAKLVTTVSATGGGAFKFEEDFKREVNLKLAKFDEFASLLAGLHYIDRSNPSECYYWANPTEEDRCSKVNYDFSRPYPFLIVNIGSGVSILAVYSENDYKRISGTSIGGGTFLGLCCLLTGCNSFEEAISLAAEGDNRNVDKLVRDIYGGDYERFGLPGDLVASSFGQMNSRERRTNVSKQDLARATLVTITNNIGSIARMCAIQEKIDRVVFIGNFLRVNPIAMKLLAYAMDYWSKSTMKALFLEHEGYFGAVGSLVQFHDEIKS, from the exons ATGGCACCGCACAGTTGTAAGGGTTGTTTGAGAGGTGTAATCGCAGCAAGGATGTCCAAGAAAGATTCAGAACCCCCCGTGGACGTCAATGGGGTGAACGAAGAGCACACCATCCACAATG CTATGCCGTGGTTCGGTATGGATATAGGGGGTTCTCTGTGTAAACTGGTATATTTCGAACCCAAAGAATTACCAAAAGGTGAATCCGCCTCCCAAATTGAAACTTTGATGAATATAAGAAGATATCTTACGAAAAATTCGGCCTACGGAAGAACTGGCCATCGAGATACACATCTACAA aTGGACAATGTAAAAATAAGGGGTATAGTAGGGACCTTACATTTCATTAGATTCCCGACTAGCGCGATGAAAACATTCCTAAGTTTAGCAAAATATAAAGGTATGGCGAAATTAGTGACGACGGTATCGGCTACAGGAGGAGGGGCTTTCAAATTCGAAGAGGATTTCAAACGG gAAGTAAACTTAAAACTAGCCAAATTCGATGAATTCGCGTCGTTATTGGCAGGTTTGCATTATATCGATAGGAGCAATCCTTCGGAATGTTATTATTGGGCCAATCCGACCGAAGAGGATAGATGTAGCAAAGTGAATTATGATTTTTCCCGGCCCTATCCCTTCCTCATAGTCAACATAGGTTCGGGAGTTAGTATTTTGGCGGTTTATTCGGAAAATGATTATAAAAGGATATCGGGTACTAG TATAGGTGGCGGTACATTCCTCGGACTTTGTTGTCTTCTAACCGGATGTAACTCGTTCGAAGAAGCCATAAGTTTGGCAGCCGAAGGCGACAACCGAAACGTCGATAAATTAGTTAGAGATATATACGGGGGCGATTACGAAAGATTTGGTCTTCCGGGAGATTTAGTGGCCAGCAG CTTTGGACAAATGAATTCGAGAGAAAGACGCACCAATGTCAGTAAACAAGATCTGGCTAGAGCCACTTTGGTCACCATCACCAACAATATCGGTTCGATCGCCAGGATGTGCGCCATACAGGAAAAAATCGATAGG GTGGTATTTATCGGAAATTTCTTGAGGGTGAATCCTATAGCTATGAAATTATTGGCGTACGCAATGGATTATTGGTCGAAGAGCACAATGAAGGCCCTATTTTTAGAACACGAAGGTTATTTCGGAGCTGTGGGAAGTCTGGTACAATTCCACGACGAAatcaaaagttaa
- the LOC130452554 gene encoding NAD(P)H-hydrate epimerase isoform X1 yields the protein MFLFKINLKFMKKINLLLVSRIIERTFSVGTYKMVKLIGQKEAQSIDMELFDEYSFSVDQLMELAGLSCAVAIAKTYPHSAINNKSILVCCGPGNNGGDGLVCARHLKLFDYKPIVYYPKRSDNKLYNNLTNQCTLMNIPVIQNLSEKCTEFGLVVDALFGFSFKPPVRTDFIPIMDYLKQTTVPIASIDIPSGWDVESGPPEGGIKPDMLISLTAPKKCAEHFKGKYHYLGGRFVPPKLEEKYNLQLPKYPGTECCVLLTETCKDSEVKCKKN from the exons atgtttttatttaaaatcaatttgaaatttatgaaaaaaataaacttgttGTTAGTTTCGAGAATAATTGAAAGAACGTTCAGTGTTGGAACTTACAAAATGGTAAAATTAATCGGACAAAAAGAAGCTCAGTCAATAGATATGGAACTTTTCGATGAATATTCTTTTTCTGTTGACCAATTAATGGAATTGGCAGGTTTAAGTTGTGCTGTAGCTATTGCTAAAACTTACCCACACTCGGCTATCAATAATAAATCTATATTG GTGTGTTGTGGTCCTGGTAACAATGGAGGAGACGGTCTAGTTTGTGCTAGACATTTGAAGCTTTTCGATTACAAACCGATCGTGTATTACCCTAAAAGATCCGATAacaaactttataataatttaaccAATCAATGTACTTTGATGAATATACCGGTGATTCaaaatttatctgaaaaatGTACTGAATTCGGTCTCGTCGTCGACGCTCTCTTTGGTTTTAGTTTTAAACCCCCGGTTAGGACTGATTTCATACCAATAATGGATTATTTGAAGCAGACTACAGTACCGATAGCGAG caTTGATATACCGAGTGGATGGGACGTAGAAAGTGGTCCACCAGAAGGGGGCATCAAACCAGATATGTTGATTTCTCTTACTGCTCCAAAAAAGTGTGCAGAGCATTTTAAAGGGAAATATCATTATTTAGGTGGTAGATTCGTACCTCCTAAGCTGGAGGAAAAATATAATCTACAATTACCTAAATATCCCGGTACAGAATGTTGTGTACTTCTTACCGAAACTTGTAAAGATTCTGAagtgaaatgtaaaaaaaactga
- the LOC130452554 gene encoding NAD(P)H-hydrate epimerase isoform X2, with the protein MVKLIGQKEAQSIDMELFDEYSFSVDQLMELAGLSCAVAIAKTYPHSAINNKSILVCCGPGNNGGDGLVCARHLKLFDYKPIVYYPKRSDNKLYNNLTNQCTLMNIPVIQNLSEKCTEFGLVVDALFGFSFKPPVRTDFIPIMDYLKQTTVPIASIDIPSGWDVESGPPEGGIKPDMLISLTAPKKCAEHFKGKYHYLGGRFVPPKLEEKYNLQLPKYPGTECCVLLTETCKDSEVKCKKN; encoded by the exons ATGGTAAAATTAATCGGACAAAAAGAAGCTCAGTCAATAGATATGGAACTTTTCGATGAATATTCTTTTTCTGTTGACCAATTAATGGAATTGGCAGGTTTAAGTTGTGCTGTAGCTATTGCTAAAACTTACCCACACTCGGCTATCAATAATAAATCTATATTG GTGTGTTGTGGTCCTGGTAACAATGGAGGAGACGGTCTAGTTTGTGCTAGACATTTGAAGCTTTTCGATTACAAACCGATCGTGTATTACCCTAAAAGATCCGATAacaaactttataataatttaaccAATCAATGTACTTTGATGAATATACCGGTGATTCaaaatttatctgaaaaatGTACTGAATTCGGTCTCGTCGTCGACGCTCTCTTTGGTTTTAGTTTTAAACCCCCGGTTAGGACTGATTTCATACCAATAATGGATTATTTGAAGCAGACTACAGTACCGATAGCGAG caTTGATATACCGAGTGGATGGGACGTAGAAAGTGGTCCACCAGAAGGGGGCATCAAACCAGATATGTTGATTTCTCTTACTGCTCCAAAAAAGTGTGCAGAGCATTTTAAAGGGAAATATCATTATTTAGGTGGTAGATTCGTACCTCCTAAGCTGGAGGAAAAATATAATCTACAATTACCTAAATATCCCGGTACAGAATGTTGTGTACTTCTTACCGAAACTTGTAAAGATTCTGAagtgaaatgtaaaaaaaactga